Part of the Paroedura picta isolate Pp20150507F chromosome 3, Ppicta_v3.0, whole genome shotgun sequence genome is shown below.
gtccatgtgggaacgaatgacatgtccctgaataccattgctcctattaaaaaagactatcgagacctggggaggaagctcaagcaaatggtggcacaagtggtattctcttcaatattgcctgtcaagggaagaggaatgcgtcgggagaggaagataatggaggtgaatcagtggctgcgtagttgctgccggcaggagagatttggtttctgggaccatgggataggctttcttgaggaaggcctactagcacctgatggactgcacttatcgaagctggggaagaatgtgtttggcagaaacctggggagattcatcaggagagctttaaactgaagccacaagtgGAAGGAGATGTTCAGTgcagggagtgtaaggaaggagaccgatcgggggcagcccaaccggcaagacaagctcatagggaaccaaaattaaaaggattcagatgtctttatactaacgcccgaagcatgggcaataaaaaggaagagctggaacttctcatgctgatggatagttatgatctagtaggcatcacagaaacttggtggaatgattcacattactggaatgtaatggtggatgtatatgaactgttcagaaaaagcagaatagatcaaagaggtggaggagtggcactgtatgtgaggaaagggcttacctgtcaggaaactctagtgaaggagagtatatctacagtggaaagcatctgggtgaaaataagcgaggggaaaacaaacagtgtggtggttggtgtctgctaccgaccgcctgaccaacgagaggatgtggatgctgcacttcgtgaacagcttgagaaaatatccaagcggcaggaccttgtcatcatgggtgacttcaatttcccagatgtgtgctgggaaacaaactctgcgaagcgtcctcagtcatgcaagtttctgacctgcctggctgacaatttcatttatcaaatggtagatgaacccacaagaggttcagccatactggacttaatactgaccaacaggcaagagttggtggataaggtgaaggaggtggggaccctagggggaagtgaccatgtcctcatagaattccttttgagatggggagccaaggaagcttgtagccagacgcggatgttggatttttgtagggcaaactttaataaactcagagacatgatgagtgtcacaccatggacgagaatgctggaagggaaaggagcatgtgaagggtggactctaatggaggatgcagagaaagcagaaaggctcagcgcctattttacatctgtttttttcccacaggtcaaagggtttaggcacatctagagatggaagtagccaaaggatagtgtctgggtggcaggttaacatggatagagaggttgtttagaggcatttaactgcactggatgagttcagatcccctgggctggatgaaatgcaccagagagtgctcaaagaactttccggagaacttgcacagcccttgtccatcatctttgggacctctttaaggactggagatatcccgaaggactggaagagagcaaacattattccgatctttaaaaaagggaggaaggatgacccaggaaattacagaccagtggagaagataatggagcagatattaaagggagtgatctgcaaacatctggaggacaatttggtgatccaaggaagtcagcatggatttgtctccaacaggtcctgccaaaccaacctggtttccttttttgaccaagtaacaggtttgctggatcggggaaattcggttgatgtcatttacttggattttagtaaagcttttgacaaggttccccatgatgttctgatggataagttgaaagactgcaatctggattttcagatagttaagtggatagggaattggttagagaaccacactcaaagagttgttgtcaatggtgtttcatcagactggagggaggtaagtagcggggtacatcagggctcggtgctcggcccggtactttttaacatatttattaatgatctagatgagggggtggagggactactcatcaagtttgcagatgacatcaaactgggaggactgtcaaatactccggaagatagagacagagttcaacgagatctgaacacaatggaaaaatgggcaaatgagaacaagatgcaatttaataaagataagtgtaaagtcctgcatctgggtcagaaaaatgaaaagcatgcctactggatgggggatatgcttctaggtaacactgtgtgtgaaccttggggtacttgtggattgtaaactaaccatgagcaggaagtgtgatgcagcggtaaaaaaggcaaatgccattttgggctgtatcaacaggggcatcacatcaaaatcacaagatgtcatagtcccattgtatacggcactggtcagaccacacctggagtactgtgtgcagttctggaggcctcacttaaagaaggatgtagataaaattgaaagggtacagaggagagcgacaaagatgatctggggccaagggaccaagccctatgaagataggttgagggacttgggaatgttcagcctggagaaaaggaggttgagaggggacatgatagccctctttaagtatttgaaaggttgtcacttggaggagggcaggatgctgtttctgttggctgcagaggagaggacacgcagtaatgggtttaaacttcaagtacaatgatataggctagatatcaggaaaacatttttcacaatcagagtagttcagcagtaggctgcctaaggaggtggtgaactcttcctcactggcagtcttcaagcaaaggttggatacttagggctgatcctgcgtagagcagggggttggactagatggcctgtatggccccttccaactctatgattctatgaacaatctTTTTAAATTGATGACTGCAGGCTTAAAGAGGGGTAGATCAATGCATCTCCATTGTAAACTCATGTTGCAGATGGTCATCTGGGAAAGGATAAAAAATCAGATTAAGTTTTGTCTTTGCTCAGGAAGTGCTTGAATACAAAAACAGCTTTGGGAGAGACAGAATCTCTTCAAGGTCACACCCACAATTAAGCGTCTGCTGGAGGGGAATTAGTCATTCTGAGTTTCTGTGATGGGAAAAGCTGCCAGGTTTAATATCTGGGTATTTGAACTGCTTTGTCCTAAGGTTGGCTCTAATGTGTCCTACAGGGATAAACTATTCATCTAGGAAAGTAGAAGGCATATTATTCAACCTGCTTTCATCAATGAATACCAACTAAACACCTCAAAACATTAACTGCTGAGACAGTGTTCTATGGCATGTTATGAGAAAATGGAAACTGTTATACAGTATGAAGAGGCCATGTGAAAGGTATCTGTAGTTTGATAAACTGAAAATATGAAGAGTAAGGAGGAAGCCCTGCAGGGATATTGTTCCTTAGAGTGTATCCATGCAATTTatttcaggggaactgacttctgtgGTCTGAAAAACAGTTGCAAatccaggaaaactccaggccccacctccctTAAGATAACCCTAGCATTCCCCCTCCTAAAGTGatacaggtagggttgccaactctggattgggtaatacctggagatttgggtttaAAGCCTGGGGAAGAGTTTGAGGATTGGTAAGACCTCAGTGAGCTTTAATgctagagagtccaccctccacagcagccattttctccagaggaactgatctctgtagtctgaagatgaactgtaattccaggggaatccaGGCCCTTTccggaggttgggaaccctggtCTCAGGAGAAATAGACTTTGTTTTCCAAATGTTAAACCTCATACAAACCTGTTTTCTCTTGGTTGCACAGTCTCCCTATTGGTCTTGTTTACAAAGGGTGATCTTGTGCGGAGAGACTGGAGGAGATACACTTTCTTCAGAAAAGGGACTTAGATTGGGGGATGTTTTTGTCTCCTCCTATCCTTTTATTCTACCATTGTTAATTTTAATGTGAATCCCCATCCTGCTTATGGCATTTCTCTGTATTTGGAGACTAAATTGTTACCAGCTCAAATGGCAGTTTTGCTACATTGCCCATAACCTACCTCATTATGTGCAGTGCAGTGTCCAAATGTTCTTTGTGCCTGTGGCCAACGTCAGATGCTTTGTTTACAATGAGTAAGGTGATCCCACAGGCTGGGAAGGGATGCTTCACATACAGGGTCAGCATGTTACTTCAGCTTCTCAGGGTGAGAGTTCAGTTTTGTTCCCTCATTGCATCATTAGCAAATTGGTCTCATACCCCCTATGGGTGAGCTGATTGTATCTGACAGTTACTTGCAAAATAATGACGTGCAAGTTGATGTGGTACAGAGCCAGTCCATTATATCTATTAGCTTGCTTACAAAAGTCTGCAGGAGAAGTTCAACACTGTGGTCAAGGGGATTATAATCAAATGTGAAGTCAAATTGCATCCAGACAAAACAGGACTTTCCTCATGTGGATCATCACAGTGGTGAAATACATTCCCCTCTTCTTCAGCACCACTTGCATGGTAAATAGGCTTCATAGGTAGATCATTGTATTTCCTTTTTGGATACAGGGAAGGAGGATATCTGACGCACATAGTTGATTGGATTACATCTGTATACCTTTAGGCCTTAATCAATTTGCGTGTTAAGATTTTTGCAGTCAAATGCTGTTTTGAAAGCCCCTGTGAGTgtaaggattccccccccccctctgctgcatGGCATGGGAAGTGACCAATGTATTTCAATCATACATTTCAGATGTTTACCAGTAGACTCAGAACAAAGCAATATATAATGACCCCACTTGTTCCTACAAATTGGTCTAAGAAGAAAACACCTAAAATGCCTTTGGGGTTCTATTGTTTGTGCCAAATTAGGGAGGAACATGGCATCAGTGCaaatgtgggggggggtcttgattccTTGAGTATAAATATATCCTGTTATTGGGAAGCATCGGAAAGTTGGACATCAAAAACATCAGAGCCAAATTCTACTACTACATCATGAAGACTGCAGCTATCCTGGCACTTCTTACTCTGGGACTGTGTTACTGCTTCCTTATTTCAGGTGTGTATCAATTCTACTGAAGGACCTCAAAGTGCACTGAGGCTGGCACACCCATCTAGCTTTAAAAGAAAGATAGATCTGATTCTGAAAATCTGAACGTTTGTAAAGATTCCaccaaaatggcaaaactgaaATGCTTAAGTtgggttttaaatgttttgaaagttGGGTCCCTTTTCAATTATATAATGCACTATATAATTTCTTTACTGTTGATTATTTTATCTAaactactagaaattaagcccactgtagctgaaatacagcgggcactagagcatagggaagaataagggaggaatgaaaggttgaagagggaaggagggatggcagtgagaaaggagggaaagaagtgggtgaagggatgagtaggaggaatagaggaaggaaggcagggaagtgtgttagagaggaagggggaaagagagcaagtgagagggaaagagagataggcaggaagtagatggagaagtagaggaaagaaggaatgaaggaagaaggaaggcaggcagggaggcaggtggacttggaggggagtggggggaaaggagggcttTTTTAAGGGTCTGTGGGGGGATTGGCGAGGGGGAGCGATTAGGGGGGTGATTGGGGGGAAGAGCGTGGTGTAGAGATGGGTGGGAGCGTGGTTGGGCAGTTGGAGGCACCTTTTGGGGGGAGTGGGTGGCGGCAGACTGcaatgtgtgggtgggtgggctgggggaTCCGCGGGGGTGAGTGTCGGACAGGGCCCGCTCTTTTTGCATGCAGACCATGGGGACAAGATTAGAGACAGAAATACCAAAATAATACTTTGCCATTGGTTCCCAGTTTGTTTTTGAAAATTCATTGATCTTTGCTTAATGTGACTGCTAGGCTGGCACCTTACCACTCTGATAAAGTATCCTGTGTTCTAGTATCCTAGAGGAAGTTGCCACAGACTTTCCAATGCAAAAGCCCCTTATGCTGCTGGGGACTCCAGACTTTGTTTAATGGAGTGGTAGGATACAAAGCAGTAATCAGAACTGGTGATTCATGGTTAGAAGAAAATGCAGTCAACTGAGTAAAAAGGATATTGCTCTTTTTTATTAAAGCtccttttttctgtctttttttgcAGGTGTTTGCTGTTTTCATGAGTCACAGGTAAGTTCATTTCTgttaatttattttgaaaattgttAGTCTGCCtttccaggaacaagggagagagaaaagaaaggaagaagaagcagacttggctgtgacagaactgctctgtgactagcccaaggtgactcagctcgctgcatgtggaagggtggggaatccaacctggctctccattcttaaccactacaccaagcagaaatCTAAATTCCTATGGAAACATGAGTCACACATAAAGTATATGAATGTACAGCTCTGTCAGCTGCAGCACTGATTCAgcctccccccaatttttttaaaacagtctTTTAATCTGTGACTTTACAACTTCTATTTTAAATTAATGCATTTATATGAACAGGaaaaattcagatttttaaaaaacctgtggaACTAGTGCCTCTTAATTATGTGCGGTCATCCTCCAGACTCCTTAGCCAGCTGCTCTGCTCTTCTTAATCTTCGTCTACTTTGCTGGAAGCTACATTTTGCAGCACTGCAGACAGCCTGGGCTCGGGAGGCAACGGGACCTGTGTCCATGGGCCGGCTGTGACAACAGGTCTGACGGAGCTCCATGGTCACAAGGAGCTGAAGCCCACCGCATGGAGGGGGGAGACGATGCCAGGTTCTGGGTGCTTATTTCAAGCCTCCTACTCACCCCTCCGCCTTTCCCCACTGCCAGAGGACCAACACAACCGGCAAGCCTCCTCAGTTGCTCACTTGCTCACCCAAGATGGGTCTGTCATTCTTGCGCTCTGCTGGGAGGCTCTACAGCAGCAAAATGGCTCCAGGGCTGCAGTAGAGCATGAGAAGGCAGCAAATGGCCAGCCCGTAGGCCACGTCCTTGTGGCTCACCATGGCCATAAGCTCCCCTCAGCACCGTGCAACCAAAGGTTTCCGCCGCGCGCCTCTGCTCTCAGCGCACAGACCCGGCAGCAGCGGAGGCCTGCGTTGCAACCCTGCCTCCTCGCAACGCCTCTCAGCTGCAGCCAGCACGCCAGGAAATGCTCTCACTAAAGGCATTTCCTCCCACCACCCAGCCAGCCTGCacctttttaaaacaggaggAGAGCTGAAGGACGCACTCCTCTGTGGGGCATGGCGGCACCAGTGGGGAGTGGTTATTATTAAAGTTATTATTAAAGTTTAACattataaaattaacaaaaataatataaaactcaTATCCTGGTGAAATAGCCACATGGCAGCTGCATTCTTTCAAAAAatcaggactttttaaaaatgccgtGGGACAAATTGTTAATAATAGGGACTGCCTTGCCAAAAGCGGGACATCTGTTCACAGCTAAACATTACCTAATTAAATGGTCAGAGGCCCAGATACTGAGAACAAAGAATTCAAAACAGTCATTTCCCTGCACATCCTGAATCTGAGCCTCAAGTCAAATGATTCAGCAATAACATGAATGATCTATAGTACATCTGAACTGCCATTTTCATTTAGAAGAGTAAATCTCTTTATGCTGtcaagatataaggggaaagatgTATCTTTACACTGAGAAAGTTTAGAGAATTACTGGGGTAAttcctgggctgtgtggccatggtctggtagttttattcTGACAATTTGCCAGTAACTTTGGCTGGCATCTTTaaaggtaggacatggcaagatgggactcTTTCTGTGCCAAAGTACACTTTAGCATGGAGAGATTTGCATCTTGCCATGCCTTAGCTCTGAAGATTCCAGCCACACTAACTGGCAAAATATCAGggattaaaactaccagaccacagccacacaacccagaaacaaccagttgactccggCTGTGAAAGCTTTTGACAATTCATTTAGAGAATTacttcattcttttaaaatggaAGTGGGCAATTCAAAGGAACTAGTAAATCATGGTAATAGCTTATAAAGTTATTATGCTATAGGAGCAGCTGATTCAGTACAAAAACAAACAGCTCTCTAATGGTAGAAGGAATTACAAACAGGGGAGGGATGTTGTGGGGGTCTGGATATGGTACCAGTGTGGACAGAGTCTTCAGAAATATGCCTCCTCCTGTCCACATACCAAGCAAAGGGACTTCAACTATGATCTTTACCAAAATTTCATATCAAACTAGGACTGGGAAAAATCACAATATAGCAGGGAAACACTCAGCAAGTGGATGATTAGAGGAGGACATTGTATAGATCATTCCAAAGAAACTTTGCTCTGTTTTGGATGCCATTTTGGAATGAAGTGTCTAAGTAGAAGAAATCTTAAAGGActttgggtctgatccagcaatcaTTGTTTTGCAGTGTCTACAGGTCAGTTTGCTCTAAATAAAAATACAAGTTTTGATCTAATTTAAAATTTACAGAGCTATACTAAAAAAGCATTACCATTTTGTAGGCTGACTGCAGTTATTACAAGAGGTTTTCTGAGAGGGTCGATCCAACAAGATGCACCTTGGAGTATTTTCCAGTATGTGGTTCCAATGGCCAAACATATACCAACAAATGTCTCTTTTGCAATGCAGTCAGGTAAGTATCACTCTTTAATAACTAAAGCTGAGATAAATTGCCTTTTCTAAAAGGGATCCTGCTCCTAAGAGACTAAGGGTTCATTTTGTAAGCTGTGGACGATGCTTCCCACCATGCATGAAAGTAATGTACAAATTATGACAACACATTGAAAGAGAGTTAGCCTCTGAGCCGGCTGGTCTTTCTTCACATCCTTAAAGCCAGTGGGCAGTGTCAGTGCAGAGCAGGTCTTCAGGCAGAGATCTGACAACAGGGGGGATGTAGATTTTTCACTGCCAATTGGAgctattatttttgttttctcattCTCTTTGCAGGGCAAGTCAAGGGAAGATTCATTTTAAGCATTATGGAACTTGCTGAGTAGCTGCTGCCTATGAGATATGTAACACCTGCTTTTCACATTTTAGCCAGTCCTGAACCCTTGTAGTCAACTACACCACATATCGTCTTAAAAGTTCTACCAATCTACTGGGTTTAAATGAATATTTCTCAATGATGTATTTGCTTATGTTGAAAGGCATAATGCTTATGTTGAAAGGCTTATGTTGAAACACTCTTAAGTTAAGTCATGCATGAAAAGGGAAATGTTGGAACGACCTCTCCCTATCAGAACTGGCTGAAAATAATTCTGAGTTCTGACACTCAATAATGTTTTATATGAGGCTAGGTCTGAAGAGAATCCCCCAGTACAGCCATGTCAGTCACACATAGGCTAGACAAGGATGAGAAAGTAGAATCAGATCGTGCAAATACTTCCATCATGAGAAAGTTACTATGAGTGCCTGATGCTCATGGTTTACAGTTAGCTCCCCTTCCCCCTGTTGCCAATGTGGTTTAAGAAGGATTCTACTTTAATAAAGCTGAATTGTAATCATATTGGGATCAGTCTCTAAGTTATTCCTTTGAAAAGGGATTTCTGCATACTAACTCTCCTGACAGTTCATCATGGCTAAGCATGAGGATCTACACTGATATAAATTCTCCACCAGAAACTATGCCTCCAATAAACTGGTTTTGTGCACTGCTTTTAGTGCTGGTTTAGTATCagagaatctttaaccgctcccgtggagcggattaaataaaggagtaaaggctaaaggggaggagatagggcgggctctgtctgggataaaaactcgggttcaatcaggagctgcgaagcagctcctgattggaccctccaagtgtcactcgagggccaaagcgcggctccccattggctggctgccccagcctcacctgggccagccggggagtcgctgctcagaggaagaagccatccccagcagtaagtcctccagccggcttcccctgCCACTGGGCCGGCACTAGGCCGCAGAGCCCGCCGCCCCCATCTGGagacttctgccaggccctggggcagccgagcctgcccctgggcccggcagaaggctgcaaagtcccctttcaggccacctaccttactttgttcctcccttcctcccagcattccctgtgtccttcccttcctcccagcaatccctttgtttttccctttcttcctccctctctcccatttgcctctttctgcctacctgtttctctccctcttcttctgtctctatcttcctccctttctttctgtctttctctctgtctctctttctccttttccttcttccttcgccccatccctccacccacccaccatgctagggcccactgtattttggccacagctggCTTAATATCTAGTACGATATAAAAATTATAACATATACAATACAGGATTAAATACAGTAAATACATGCAATACTGtaaatgagatttaaaaaaaatacttggaggaATATTTACAGATTTGGCGGCCAAAATGGTTCTCAGTCCAAAGTAAGCTTTTTCCTTGGAAAAGTCAAATACCTTGAGAATAGTGAAAAAAGGTGAATGGGCTCTGGAACTGCATGgtaaccaatcacaaaatggtaaCTAATTATTAGTAAAATCCCAGTGTCTTGAGTGAACCAGCCCTATTTTGTTGCCATGCTACCAAGTACCTCCTTCCACAAATGAACAAAACTAGCCTGCCTGGTTATTATTGCACCCGgggaaacaatgggcactaggatgcatacctgcactgtggcctttgcAGGGGCTAGCTACATGGTAAAACCTCCTGTCCACTTTGGACTTTTGATGCCCCAACTCCCAATCTtgaggaacattcctgacccaagggttgccaaccacctgcggcctggaaatctcctggaatgggagggggagaaaaagtttcaggatgggagaggttggccCTGGGGGAtttcaggctcctggagatggaaGGACTACGTAGGAGGGGGGACTCTTTGGCAATggcaatgagcaagtaaaaaaagagttacaccatcctcctgcaacagcttcttctgcctgtgctttaGCTTCATCTCCTTAAGCCAATGGCAATATGTgcagcttcatgtagtggttaagagcagcagcttccaatgtgtgaactggatttgatcccctgctcctccatatgttGGGTACcctggggctagtcacaatcctgttagaaactgtccccacagagctgtttctctcagagctttctcatcctcacctacctcacaggttgtctgttgaggggagaggaagggaaggccactataAGTGACtcagaggctcctttgggcagagaaaagcagagtaaaaaccacctcttctacTGGGAATGTgcaactgggaaacagtgtctcccccctacACATGTCCCCACggtctcatggtgcttctgtgcctcaTCTTTCCTCATCTTTCATGCTATTCGTCCAAAATTTACTTTGTTGTGATGgtttggaaagactgcagcaagagcaaggtggtatccatatgggaAGGGacagtctacatcttcccagtcccactgaCATCAGCATTATtatccctgctgcaattgctttTGATGGCtaccccccaaagcattcctcccttttcagattgcaaactgcaaatctgacttactcatgagtaaacattcccagagaagaggcttttcctggctgtcccgGATcacagaggggtgggggggattctgggcctcccacagacCCCCTTCCAGATGATACACAGAGGCTGCATAACGAGGTGGCTTGTCCCccttcctccaagttgaaagaggccaggaggccagggtaACTTactcctcttctacccagtaaACCTCTGACACTGGCTGGACATTGGAGGTGGGGATCTGATTCCATAtttgcctttcctggctgagagctccctcctgatggggctaaactatcctggccatgacttactcatgagtacatattcccaggatagaggcttttcctggcagtctgcatgcaacttgacctgattggccctcattggcaaagtgctcaTCATACCCCAAAGGGAGGGCAAGTTCAGCTTTATAATGTTTGGTGATATGACAGAGACCTGAGTCATGGAAGGTGAAACAATAACTCACAAAGAACTAGTCCCTGCTGGGTTTACCATCAATCATGGACAGCAGGTTGGGAGGGGTGGCAATTCCAATCCaggaggatttctccttcagagcACTCCCATGCTGTCAATCCCAGGAACTGAATGTGTTAGCCTAAGGTGGGGTACAactgagagcatggccatctgggtggtatgCCATGCCCCCTGCTGGAGTTGGAGGCAGCCTGGtcactacaattcccagtctattaattctgggggactttaatatcTATGCTTAgttgccatcctctggaaatG
Proteins encoded:
- the LOC143831168 gene encoding ovomucoid-like, producing MKTAAILALLTLGLCYCFLISGVCCFHESQADCSYYKRFSERVDPTRCTLEYFPVCGSNGQTYTNKCLFCNAVRASQGKIHFKHYGTC